A window from Pseudooceanicola algae encodes these proteins:
- the cyoC gene encoding cytochrome o ubiquinol oxidase subunit III: MTSMDVNHPVAHAATGGHDAHAHASPTPIGFWIYLMSDCIIFGCLFATFAVLGGGYAGGPGPLDLYEPGFVAVETALLLISSVTFGLAMLQAEAQKLNNTILWLAVTGLFGLAFIGMEIYEFHHLIHLGAGPDRSAFLSAFFTLVGTHGLHVTAGIIWLVTLMVQLRQKGLTGANMRRLSTLSMFWHFLDLIWIGVFSFVYLVELV; this comes from the coding sequence ATGACGTCCATGGATGTGAACCACCCGGTGGCCCATGCGGCGACCGGCGGGCATGACGCCCATGCCCATGCCAGCCCGACGCCGATCGGCTTCTGGATCTACCTGATGAGCGATTGCATCATCTTCGGCTGCCTCTTCGCGACCTTCGCCGTTCTCGGCGGAGGCTACGCCGGCGGCCCCGGTCCGCTGGATCTGTACGAACCCGGCTTCGTGGCGGTGGAAACGGCGCTGCTGCTGATCTCGTCCGTGACCTTCGGCCTCGCCATGTTGCAGGCCGAGGCGCAGAAGCTGAACAACACGATCCTCTGGCTGGCGGTGACCGGGCTTTTCGGTCTCGCTTTCATCGGGATGGAAATCTACGAATTCCACCACCTGATTCACCTCGGCGCAGGCCCGGACCGGTCGGCCTTCCTGTCGGCCTTCTTCACGCTGGTCGGCACCCACGGGCTGCACGTCACCGCCGGGATCATCTGGCTGGTCACCCTGATGGTGCAATTGCGCCAGAAGGGCCTGACCGGGGCCAACATGCGTCGGCTGTCGACGCTGAGCATGTTCTGGCACTTCCTCGACCTGATCTGGATCGGGGTCTTTTCCTTCGTTTACCTGGTGGAGCTGGTCTGA
- the cyoD gene encoding cytochrome o ubiquinol oxidase subunit IV — protein MSDSTHSHGGAAHGGGGHGTLGRLMIGFGLAVILTVIPFYLVMGDVDLPRRTMIGIIMGLAAVQIIVHLVFFLHVNGSAEGGWTLAATGLAVVILGIVLAGSLWVMHNMNENMMPMPEGHDMMQMPDAPALHGTPENHS, from the coding sequence ATGAGCGACTCAACACATTCCCATGGCGGTGCAGCCCATGGCGGCGGCGGTCACGGCACCCTTGGGCGGCTGATGATCGGTTTCGGCCTTGCCGTGATCCTGACGGTGATCCCCTTCTACCTGGTGATGGGCGATGTCGACCTGCCCCGCCGGACGATGATCGGAATCATCATGGGCCTCGCGGCCGTGCAGATCATCGTGCACCTGGTCTTCTTCCTGCATGTCAACGGCAGCGCCGAAGGCGGCTGGACCCTGGCGGCGACCGGCCTTGCGGTGGTCATCCTTGGCATCGTGCTGGCCGGGTCGCTCTGGGTGATGCACAACATGAACGAAAACATGATGCCAATGCCCGAAGGCCACGACATGATGCAGATGCCCGATGCACCAGCCCTGCACGGCACGCCTGAAAACCACAGCTGA
- a CDS encoding SURF1 family protein — translation MSTRLRWPRLIIVTLVAALGLAGFLALGTWQVQRLHWKAALIERVDARVDAPAVPAPGPQDWPRITRESDEYRHVTLNGQFLNADEVQIYTPSDLGPSYWVMTPLRRDDGSVVMVNRGLVPERLKDPATRTAPAGDQQVTGLLRISEDEAWLFSRDSDPEARQWYRRDIGSITEALGLAPAAPYFVDAELVDADAWPLAGQTVVSFRNAHLSYALTWYGLALMVLGGYALFLRSEVRGEGAAD, via the coding sequence ATGTCGACCCGCCTGCGCTGGCCCCGCCTGATTATCGTCACCCTTGTTGCTGCCCTTGGCCTTGCCGGGTTCCTTGCCCTCGGCACTTGGCAGGTGCAGCGCCTGCACTGGAAAGCCGCGCTGATCGAACGGGTCGATGCCCGTGTCGATGCCCCTGCCGTCCCCGCCCCCGGCCCGCAGGACTGGCCCCGGATCACCCGCGAAAGCGATGAATACCGCCATGTCACCCTGAACGGGCAATTCCTGAACGCGGACGAGGTGCAGATCTACACGCCCTCGGACCTCGGCCCGTCCTACTGGGTGATGACGCCGCTGCGGCGCGATGATGGCAGCGTGGTGATGGTCAATCGCGGCCTTGTCCCCGAAAGGCTGAAGGACCCCGCGACCCGCACCGCCCCGGCGGGCGACCAGCAGGTGACCGGCCTGCTGCGGATATCCGAAGACGAGGCCTGGCTGTTTTCCCGCGACAGCGACCCCGAGGCGCGGCAATGGTATCGCCGCGACATCGGTTCGATCACCGAGGCGCTTGGCCTTGCCCCCGCCGCGCCCTATTTCGTCGATGCCGAACTGGTTGATGCCGATGCCTGGCCGCTGGCCGGGCAGACCGTCGTCAGCTTCCGCAATGCCCATCTGAGCTATGCGCTGACCTGGTACGGGTTGGCGTTGATGGTCCTGGGCGGCTACGCCTTGTTCCTGCGCAGCGAAGTGCGCGGCGAAGGCGCGGCGGACTGA